The Candidatus Zixiibacteriota bacterium genome includes a window with the following:
- a CDS encoding M56 family metallopeptidase, translating to MEAIYDYVSDFAYGGFGVLINWLWIGLVVTALVWATMRFSKSFSGSAGYAVWWTQLMVVLALPFLIWILPTVITSYTDNNVPVSVSIEPEGVSQSEEVSVLLHHPQVAQVLPPQLEQNRSDDRAAVSPGYTPRSHKQHRIDVSAVISPHQKTAVDKANFRELLVGMLPQVLLVFWLVVSGWLLYRIIRAHNYMNYLKRTSQPFDWGYLRRFESEFRALCGLRRIEVRLTDKIPHPMAAGLGQPVILLPSRLLDELSEEDLRATILHELTHLRRWDDWSKLGQKVVQALVFFHPAVHWVGRHLDFEREVACDERVVELTGNRSAYAHCLTRLVQLTTGTGTTLMPGALTTRRQIFKRFARLLSGRRSEQPVLKGLRLVMIILLVAVSTVAAIQIAPSVTAPGNAPSYKELARTAQNLIMPVQNEAIRAEVPRVSPVRPVLNDIEPPMPEDLLLIDEELPELIVAGYDDETVAVGHNLMQPVDPDFYWPETEAASVISEVELTVEAPPVPTAPAVSEAAWFADDDNDKDDKVTAAEKESRSSKKDKKDKDKSFSFFSGTVDDEGDVEGGNFKGTSVSRNDDGLLKVRWSDGRNYVKADIDGEIEFTDDDRGIASMSRDAYIEISERSGRSRHAIEIEPERDGTLSYKYRVDDQEQEFDDEGREWLGDVLIELIRRTGIGAEGRVERIMKKDGFDGVINEVERIESDYIQRLYLKILLQQPGLNDDNYATILNLVRTELDSDYDKAELLLSMADRVKDDERLMEFYVDGVATIDSDYDKRRTINGLMLSDDISVELLEKILTIAEDIESDYEKAELLIDMVPHLNALDRSDPVYDRGLQSYINAAIDMDSDYETRRVLSGLSLDRNTDKKVLQEILQIAHRIDSDYEKAELLIDMSELLGDDQDLRHTYIEAIDGVTSDYELRRIISALSDQTDTYSHDDLEYLLELASMMDSDYEKAELFMELSKHCRNDEELLQQLMEGAESIDSDYDKHRVLKDFLPDDCDRQRSMGEQLLSMIEDLESGYEKAEALLEVVHCMAEDSELRELFLDAVGSVDSDYDRQRVLSEFIDEVPMSDDLMISILAVVEDIDSNHDKAQVLSDLADYCRGNGMLEEEFMQVVETMDSDYEMNRLYRRLYGRSAKELDDDDL from the coding sequence ATGGAAGCGATTTATGACTACGTTTCCGATTTCGCCTATGGCGGTTTTGGTGTCCTGATCAACTGGCTCTGGATAGGTCTCGTCGTGACCGCTTTGGTCTGGGCAACGATGCGGTTCAGTAAATCCTTCAGCGGTTCGGCCGGATATGCGGTCTGGTGGACACAACTAATGGTAGTGCTGGCTTTGCCGTTTCTGATTTGGATTCTGCCGACGGTTATTACATCGTACACGGACAACAATGTGCCCGTATCAGTATCGATCGAGCCTGAAGGTGTGAGTCAATCCGAAGAAGTCAGCGTCCTTCTGCATCACCCGCAGGTGGCTCAGGTACTTCCGCCGCAATTGGAGCAGAATCGAAGTGATGATCGTGCTGCTGTGAGCCCCGGTTACACTCCACGAAGTCATAAGCAGCATAGAATTGATGTGTCGGCGGTTATATCACCACATCAGAAGACCGCGGTTGACAAGGCCAACTTCCGGGAACTTCTCGTAGGTATGCTGCCGCAGGTGCTTTTAGTTTTTTGGCTGGTTGTATCAGGCTGGCTGCTTTATCGAATAATCCGGGCTCATAATTATATGAACTACTTGAAGCGGACTTCGCAGCCGTTCGACTGGGGGTATCTGCGTCGATTCGAGTCGGAGTTCCGGGCTCTTTGCGGGCTGCGCCGGATAGAAGTAAGGTTGACCGATAAAATACCGCATCCGATGGCGGCCGGTTTGGGACAACCGGTAATCCTGCTTCCTTCGCGACTGCTCGATGAACTCTCAGAGGAAGACCTTCGCGCCACGATCCTTCACGAGTTGACTCATCTGCGGCGCTGGGACGACTGGTCCAAACTGGGTCAGAAAGTGGTTCAGGCGCTGGTGTTTTTCCACCCGGCGGTGCACTGGGTAGGGCGGCATCTGGATTTCGAGCGTGAGGTAGCCTGTGATGAACGAGTGGTGGAGTTGACCGGAAATCGTTCCGCCTATGCTCATTGTCTGACGCGGCTGGTGCAGTTGACCACCGGGACCGGGACCACCCTTATGCCGGGAGCGCTCACGACGCGTCGGCAGATTTTCAAACGCTTCGCCCGGCTTTTATCCGGTCGCCGGAGTGAACAACCGGTTTTGAAGGGATTACGCCTGGTCATGATCATACTGCTGGTGGCAGTATCGACAGTGGCGGCCATTCAGATAGCGCCTTCGGTAACGGCGCCGGGGAATGCACCCTCTTACAAAGAACTGGCTCGGACCGCTCAGAATCTGATTATGCCGGTGCAAAACGAAGCTATCCGCGCCGAAGTCCCGAGGGTGTCACCGGTCCGGCCGGTGCTCAATGATATAGAACCGCCGATGCCGGAGGATCTGCTTCTTATTGACGAAGAATTGCCGGAGTTGATAGTCGCAGGGTACGACGATGAAACGGTGGCGGTTGGGCACAATCTCATGCAGCCGGTCGATCCGGATTTCTACTGGCCTGAGACTGAAGCAGCTAGCGTTATCTCCGAGGTCGAGTTGACTGTCGAGGCGCCGCCTGTCCCGACGGCACCGGCGGTAAGTGAAGCGGCCTGGTTTGCGGACGACGATAACGACAAAGACGACAAGGTTACCGCCGCCGAGAAGGAGAGTCGTTCGAGCAAGAAAGACAAGAAAGATAAGGACAAATCATTCAGCTTCTTCAGCGGTACGGTTGACGATGAAGGCGATGTCGAGGGCGGTAATTTCAAGGGTACCAGCGTCAGTCGGAATGACGACGGTCTCCTCAAGGTTCGCTGGTCGGACGGCCGGAACTATGTGAAGGCGGATATCGATGGTGAAATTGAGTTCACCGACGACGACCGGGGGATCGCCTCGATGTCGCGCGATGCTTATATAGAAATCAGCGAACGGTCCGGTCGCAGTCGTCATGCTATCGAGATAGAGCCGGAACGAGACGGTACTCTTTCGTACAAATACCGGGTTGATGATCAGGAACAGGAGTTCGACGACGAAGGCCGCGAATGGTTGGGCGACGTGCTGATCGAGCTGATCCGCAGGACCGGAATCGGAGCCGAGGGCCGGGTCGAGCGCATCATGAAGAAGGACGGGTTCGACGGTGTTATCAATGAGGTAGAACGGATCGAAAGCGACTACATCCAACGCCTCTATCTCAAGATTCTTTTACAACAGCCCGGTTTGAACGATGATAATTACGCTACGATCCTGAACCTGGTGAGGACCGAGCTCGACTCCGATTATGATAAAGCCGAGTTATTACTGTCGATGGCGGATCGGGTCAAAGACGACGAGCGGCTGATGGAGTTCTATGTCGACGGGGTGGCCACGATCGATTCCGACTATGATAAACGCCGGACAATAAACGGATTGATGCTCAGCGACGATATCTCCGTAGAACTGCTGGAGAAGATACTCACGATTGCCGAAGATATTGAGTCCGATTATGAAAAGGCGGAGTTGCTGATCGACATGGTGCCGCATCTCAACGCCCTCGATCGATCCGATCCGGTCTACGACCGAGGTTTACAGTCCTATATCAATGCGGCAATCGATATGGACTCCGACTATGAGACGCGGCGGGTTCTTAGCGGATTAAGTCTCGACCGTAACACCGATAAAAAAGTGTTGCAGGAAATCCTGCAGATCGCACACCGGATCGACTCGGACTATGAAAAGGCCGAATTGTTGATCGATATGTCGGAGTTGCTCGGTGACGATCAGGACCTGCGGCATACTTATATAGAAGCGATTGACGGTGTAACCTCGGATTACGAGCTGCGCCGGATCATCTCAGCCCTGTCGGATCAGACGGACACCTATTCGCATGATGATCTGGAATACCTGCTCGAACTGGCTTCGATGATGGACTCCGATTATGAGAAGGCGGAGTTGTTCATGGAGCTGTCGAAACACTGCCGCAACGACGAAGAACTACTGCAGCAGTTGATGGAAGGCGCCGAGTCGATTGACAGCGATTATGACAAACATCGGGTGCTCAAGGATTTCCTCCCTGACGACTGTGACCGACAACGATCCATGGGGGAACAACTTCTGAGCATGATCGAGGATCTGGAATCGGGTTATGAAAAGGCCGAGGCGCTGCTCGAGGTCGTTCATTGTATGG